atacaaatattatgtgaGCACCGGCATGATCAGTACAAGAGAGACAAAATACTAATGTGGCAAAACAACTTTGTGGGGAACGCCTGGAGCCATAAGAGTGCGAGTCATATGAGTCAACACACAACGACACCTCCAGCGAACAAACACTTAGAAGCAGACTGcctgtttgacttccttataaatggaaaaaaaaacatatgtgttACTTCTTAGACCGAAATAGATCTTGTTGCTAGCATAGATGAAGcatagaagtttttttttatttttttcaggagcatatGTTcaaagtgggctgcacggcggtcgagtggttagcacgcagacctcacagctaggagaccagggttcaattccacccatctctgtgtggagtttgcatgttctccccgtgcatgcgtgggttttccccgggtactccggtttcctcccacattccaaaaacatgctaggttaattgtcgactccaaattgtccataggtatgaatgtgagtgtgaatggttgtttgtctatatgtgccctgtgattggctggcgaccagtccagggtgtaccccgcctctcgcccaaagacagctgggataggctccagcacccccacgaccctcgtgaggaaaaagcggtagaaaatgaatgaatgaatgaatatgttcaaagtgggctgcacggcgagcgagtggttagcacgcagacctcacagctaggagaccagggttcaattccaccctcggccatctctgtgtagagtttgcatgttctcaccgtgcgtgcgtgggttttccccggttactccggtttcctcccacattccaaaaacatgctaggttaattgtcgactctaaattgtccataggtatgatgaATGACAGCAGAATCAACCGCATTGCTAGGGAGCAGTTAAACCTGTTATATCAATTAAACCTGTAACTCCATTGAGATGTATTTGCCATTCACTCAAATGGGTGACTTTTGTACATAAAATGTCTCACACAAGCCAGCTTAATTTGTCAATGTATCTTTTTGTCATTCCTTCCTGTAGAGAAACTGATAGCATACCAGCGGGAGTTCCATGCCTTGAAAGAGCGCCTTCATGTGGCAGAGCACAGGACACTGCAGCGCTCATCGGAACTCAACAACATCCTTGAGCAGTTCAAACGGGCGATCGCCGAAACCAACAGCAGCAAAGATACCCTCACGACCTTCTCAGGTGactcattcatcattttttgcacattttttaccCTGCAAAAACTGGAATATAAGGAAAATAAACATCTGGAAATGCTTATTATTTCTTTCACCATGCACGTACCATGTTAGACATGCTAAAATCTAAGATATACTTcctaaaaaaatataagaacaaCATTGCCGTGTGTAatgaaaggctgaaatgatACAAATGATACAGTACTTTCCATTTCGCCCTGAAAATGTTCCTATTTGGACATAACCTTAGTGTACTTGATTTGGGCCAGGCTTATTATTTTCTTCATAAAGAATATTATTTGGTTTGTTAGAGAATCTTTTGTCAATAACTATTCTATTAaagaaatttaataatttactgTTGACTTAATgtcttttgggttttttgtgtCCATTCTAGATGGAAGGAAATGTTGTGTGAGTTTTTCCATATTTATTTTGAGGATACACATGTTTACACATGTTTCCCGTTGTTTTAACAACTAAACATTAAATGTGCtgttataaaaaacaaaaaactgcattACTGACATCATGCTGCCCTTCCTCTGACTGCAAACCAgttgagactgaatcaacagcgctTATGCTGGTTGTAGCCAAGTACTGCACTAATCAATCAATAATCTGATGATTGCAACTAATCAACAGTCAATTTCACACAATTGACACAGTTTAATTATTCCCATTCCTACAACATATTAGCTTATATATCAGTCCAATAAGAAAATTACATTTGTTGGTCAGAGTATCACTGTTTTGGTATATGCTTATTTTACTCAAATTTCTTGTCTGTTTAGATGAAACACAGAAACTCTTGAAGGAGCTGGCCAGTAGAAAACCTCTCCAAGTGCCAAACATCTTTCACCACCTGCCTCACCTGCTTAACAATGAGGGCAGTCTGCACCCCGCCATGCAAATCGGCCTCGGACGCACCGGAGGTGAGACACAACTAATGAACGCAGTATTTATGATGCACAAAGAGGTCATGAGAGTCATGGCTGTACACGCTGAGTTTAGGACTATCTTTAGGACTCATTGCGGCTTTCTTACTTCCTCGCTTAATAATATAGCAAATTTTCTGTTTTAGTTTCTTTATCCTTTATCCTCCTCGTCTCTGATATACAGTATCCTCCCATattatgtgttatttattttaccaaAATCAATATCATATCATTAGCCaacaaggtattttttttttaataaagtcatACTCACTCATATGGCAGGTTGATTTACTATTATATGTACTATTGGCTGAACCTTGGACGTGTACACAGTGCATGCCTTTGCAGATACAATATGTcccataaatacaatacaaggaTCTGACCTGAAGGGGCCCCTTTTGGTGGGAGCGGTTACGGCTTCACTCTGTCACGTTTTTCATAAATATACGTATTaacaactcctaaatataaggcattaaaaATACTCATTCAATTTGTatgaaaatacatacaaaaatatatacaatatatatatatatataatacaaaatacatattgtgatgtagtattctagtatGAGCACAGGTTGTCTTAAAtggattattttctctgatgatatctactatattgggtaatacaagtgtaaaggtgactacaggtACGTTATTAAGTTATTCCATTAATAAATAAGGAGTGCTAAGTCCTAAATGTATTACGATAAATGTGTGATTACTGTATTATCTGTCTTTGCAGAAATAATAGACTATTAAAGAGCCATTAATTTACTTCAGTGTTGCAGTGCCTCCGCAGTTCCAACTACCTTTTCTAGAATATATTAACGTGACAACAGTGTTTGCGGAAAATTCCCTTCAGAGCTTGAccttatactgtaaatatgcacCTGATAAGAGTGTTTACTCATGTCCAAAGATAAATTTGCACAAATCCAAGCATGTTATATTTTGTGTTGCACTCAATGGAAGTCATAGAAAAAAGTCCTTCACAACAagacctaaaaaaaataaaaaattattagctgtacaggcaatgtttgacatgttttaatgtaaaaacaaacGCTTTGAGTAGGAAATCttaaaaatactatattttatGAGCATTATGGTGCACAAGGGAAGATCCATGCCTGTGAAGTGAAGTAGTTTTCACTTGCTGAAAcgtattcttttattattgtttattcatCAGTTTTGGGCTACACCTCTGCGGCTCTGCGTTTCATGtgaaaagcacaaaaaacaaagatgtCATGCATAAATTTAGAAGCTCTTTCCCACCTGCATAGTTTTGATAGACATGTACAACCAAGGCTGAAAACtgttttttctcatttattgGAAATAACACCGCCATGGTCGCCCTTACACtactattattctttatttgcaTCAGAGAATGACAGCGTTAGCATGGAAACCTACCAAGCTAACTTAGAAATCTCCAATTTAactattctaaacttaaagggtttcaaatggagtgggaatGACAAAgtaacataccacttccacacataatgagtGAACGTTTTTATCacgtcggacatgccatggctgactgcaTGCAGTGTGTAGGTAATCAGAAGAATTTGAATCAGAatcacctttattgtcattgtattgcatacaacgaaatttgagtgcattatgtagaaagtaaaaataaaaaataaggataaaaaataaaataaggaataagaatataaatataaaaagtggcaggtgctgttcagaataaatgtaaatatgtgtatatcaaaaacaataacctatacagtaaacaaaatgtacaattgcagtaaccaaaatgtggaattgcagtaaacaaaaggtagcattgcacatattgtacctgaatttcacttgaatgaatgtcacatcaatataacattactgatgtctAGTTACCAGAATACGACATACCATTTGTAGGGCTGTTAAAAATGACGCATTAACGCCGCTAACTCATTTAATTTGCGTAAAATTTTGGTGTCAAGCAGTATTTGCGTGCCTTATCACTCTTTCACTGTCTACTACCGTCCCGCATTCTGTCACTCTCTCTGTCTCTTTTCCTGTCTCCCACGCTCTCCTTTCATCTTCGacctagtttttttttctttcattctgCTGGTGGGCGTTACCACACAATGTGGAGATCGGAGtgagaaacaagcaaaactGGGACAGATTCTCCACGCTGCACAGATTGCAGGCCCCTTTTTCGTGGGTCCActgtgtttgagtgtgtgtgtgagcatgtgTGCTTGCATTTATGCCTCAAGTTTGGTTTTGTACCCTTTAGAGGTTACACGTACTGAGGGAGTGTATAGGGACGTCTTACAGTAGTTGACTATTTGACAATTCGATTCAGAGCAGTCTGATTCAACTATCAATTCAGCCAttgaatagaataaaaatatcatGCGTTCCATTTTGACGACATGGAGGGTGGCCACGGCTGCCGttagattacatttttacaaagaattgcattgtttttggttttttttttagaaaatcagCTTAATTTGTGTCCATAAAGAATTTAAAATGACGTGTGTTTAATAGAGGACCTACACTTACCATTAACAACATCATCTGCTTCAGTGGCACAATCCAAAGGAGCTGAGGTGAACGCTAGGTTGACGGATTTACGAAAAAAATCTAAGTGGGGTACGTCAATTGCCATAGgggacaaaattaaaaacaataagcgTCTAACACTCAATATTCCGATTGCGCCTGAACACCTCACAGTGCGAGGAGACCGCATCAGGAAGAATAATCAAATAAGTTAGtttgaatgattactttgtgcGTTAAGAGTGTATAAACTTGAAGATTTTAGTGTTCCAATTAATCCACACACGGCGCAGCAGTGAAAACCTGTCACTCTGAGTGGATATTCCAAAATGAGGCTTCATTGattgttgtatgtattttagatGCTAATAAGAAGTAATGGACATTttatactcaacaagcaggatcaaaactagctgACTGCTGTCAGTGCTAGTCAAGCTTTTTCTAAAACGGTGCAACATGTAATTCCCGGGACACAAGTTGacgctgcattcagggacacacCCACACATGGACATGCAGGccaaagtaggtgatatttacaaaaacaagcacttgttgctcatacaacaataacacaatgttacaaaatgttacTACTTATAAGagacatcaatgttaaacaaacCTTTGGACCGATACTGCTTTATGATTGTTAAATGGATTCAAACGGAAGGATGCGAACATCGGAGTGGAATAAAAGATGTGTGGaatgataacttttttttttttttaccagtgctCATTCAAATTCCCCCGGAATTTACtatgaaatgaatgaaccaaatgaattgtcttcaatatttcaagttaagtAACATAATGacatttatgtttttaagtgtgcaggagtcgGGGGTACATGGCTACAGGTCACAGAGTatgtgactgtaaaaagtttgggaaccactccGTTACAGGTACTTTCTTCAGGGACTATTTTTTCACAAATGCACTTGCAACATGCTATattatttagccaaaatgtggAACTTGGTTTCTCAAGCTGCAACGGGTGAAGTTTTGCCGGTTTTCCTTGTCGGACATATAAGTCATCAAGGGATATTTTATGCTAGGCACAACCAAAGGTTTCAATCTTGCATTCCAGCTTGCTGGCAACACTGCAAACTTGGTAAAAGCAATCTTTGTTGAAATGCACAGAGCATAACGACGACCACCTCAATGGCCCCTTTCGCACTTGCGTGTTCCTGATGAATTGTGTCTAGTGCTTGGCAACTTTTTTTTGACTTCCGGCcaattaaaaagacaaacacCGTGAGCTGTGCCATTACTGCACTCCCCTGCAACACAGTCTTGGCATTCTCGCCAAAGGTAGGGATGTTTATAGGCAGCTACACAGAAAGCAATATGGCAACAGGATGTCTAACTGAGACGATGTCGCAGCTCAAGATAATACAGCGCATAGGTGCTGTTTTTACAGTTTCTTTATTTAGATCCTGAAATGTCTTTCTTTCTATGAAACATATTTTAATGCAAAACATGTGTGCTATATCCTGACTTTATCTGTGTTTAAGAATATTTTGTTGACCTTTTAGTTGGCACAGAGTTTTATGTTTTCAATAGTACCATCAAATGCAGCTTTCTCCATCCACCTGAGATTTCACCTTCAGGGataaaactgtatttgtaattaaaaatatatatttagggTCATAGCATTCACACTTGACCAAGCAAACACAGCCTACTTTTACATTCTTTTCTGATTTCTTTGGAAACCTGTTTGGCAGCAAAATAGTCGTGCCTCATACCTTAATAGTTGTGGCTGTTTAATCCAACAAGGCAGCAAAATAATCATGCCTAATAGCCTAATAGCTGTGGCTGTATAATCcaacaaggtaaaaaaataatcatgcctAATAGCTTAATAGTTGTGgctgtataataaaaaaaaaaacaatttccttGAGCAAATTCTTAAgccataatcaataaatcatccCTGCTCTGCACAGACTGATTTTCTCATCTCACATCCTCAAATGACCCTTTTTGACATGGACACATGTCCTGTCTCGATCAGTCTGATGTCCTCATTTGATTCTGTTGGACTTGTGGGTGGGGATTTTTCTGTATCATAAAAAGAACAAACCTTGATAACAGCCCATCACTGGCttttatcacttcctgtctcctctTGTTTTCCTTCAAGCAGCAAATCCTTATCTTTGTACAACGTCTTTTTGCCTTTGTTGCTTTTTCTAATATTTGATTCAGCCATAAATGGCTAGGGGGGAAATTTGGATAATCTGAGCAATTCTCTGCCCTTCAGTCAACGGTCATTATCATTACGACAGCAGGTTCTGCATGTCCGTCTTTAGCAGAAGCTCATGAATAAATTCAGAAGCGACTGTAATTGCAATGTCGCTGCTGTTTTGATTTGAAACCAAATAGCATCACTCTGCTACTTCATCTGTTTCCCTCCGTCAGTTGTGGCCCGCCTCTTGCAGTCAATTGAAATGTTTTGTCACGAACAATACACTATCTCACAAAAATGACCGCTCACGTTTTAGCCAGCATTTTTATTACTGCATACCTTTGCAAGGTGTAATACTAAAATAAACTTGGATACAGCTTAGTCAGTATACAGGTTGTATAGCAGCATAGATTTATTATCCACTTAAAATGACTCAATGCACCACATGTAAGTACCAAGATAAGTGTGTCTTGTCTAGCATGTTGGTGGTAGCTTAACGATcaagggctgcatgagtgctgccagaactggggagctgtggtttgaattccaacatgtgctGTGACATTGGGAAGCAGAGCAAGATTCCCGTGCAAAATAACTTGCAGAGGAAGCTGAAGAAGGGGATGGACTTGACAGGTATGCTtcttccagacctgactgagCACTATTGGAGCAAGCAAAAGGATGGAGACGAGGTGGGTGGGCACAAGGTGTCTTACCAGTGTGACCAGCGGTGTCATTGGCGGGGTGTGGGAGAGGATTCCAATAACAACCTGTGCAGCtctggtgaattccatgccattttggacacaatttggacatgtttTACTGTAAGGTGTACTCTTTAGTTATAGTAAATTATATCTTGCTGTACAAGTTGTACACTGTCTACTCTAAAGTGTATCCAAGTTTCATtcctatagtattgtcccttgaaaaGAATAAAATGGATTTCTGAACTGTGGGTGGTTGATTCACATTTGTAAGGTGCTGCAGGCTACATAGATGACTTTCTCTGTAGAGCAGTAGTATGCATACATGGCCGCCGACTTGAGTGTTCACTTTTTCCTCCCACCATTTGTCCATATGTTACCCTTGTGGATGTCAGCCAATGTAATCAGCTAAATGTCCCAACAGCATCACTCATTTGCCATTTTGGATCCATTTGATTTAAAAGTCATCTCTTCTCCGCAGTTACCATAGTGATGGGGATCCCCACAGTGAAGCGGAAGGTGAAGTCATATCTGTCAGAGACGCTGCGTTCCCTCATAGACAAGCTGTCCCCGGAGGAGAAACTGGACTGTGTGATTATAGTTTTTGTTGGAGAGGTGAGAGGTCGGAGTTCAAGTCAGTCCACATATGATACAAATGGTTGTAGCAGCTGATACTCAAAATGGTGCATCCGTCTCCCGCAGACTGATCTGGACTACGTGCAAACTGTGGTTGCCGGCCTGCAGAAAGAGTATGTGCACTACGTGATGGCCATGTTTTCTGTTTCACATTTTCTCATCAATGTTAACGTTCTTCTTCAGGTTCTCAACAGAGCTGAATTCAGGCTTGCTCGAGGTCATCTCACCTCCTGCCGCATTTTACCCCAACCTCACAGACCTCAAAGAGACTTTTGGAGACTCCAAAGACAGGGTCCGGTAAGACGCTAGAATACCTGTGCTACTTTTGTGTCTGTCATTCATCTAATTAGGAGAAAATGGTGATGCTGAAAACGAAAAGTGAGCTGTGAGATGTGACTGCACAACCAGAAGGATGACTCAGTGAGAGGAGCGCAAGCGTGCCagagcttctttttttttttttttttatttagactgGGTTGCTACTTAGTATTCTACTAGCATTTGTCAATGTCAGATCAAGGTCATCAGTGCAGCAGCCTCTGTCTCCTGCTCTGTGGAGCCTTCCCTCGCTCTCGACAAGCTTTTGTCGCTGATGTTTTCTTTATAGTCAGCGAACCAGCGGCTTAATAGAAATCTGTCTATGGAGCAGTTTGTATGTACACAGATAATATGCCTTAGCCACAAAGGAGGATcttgtttgtgtggaagtgggtgTTTGCAGCAGAGATGCCTCAGAGTAATATAAGCCATGTGTCTTGTTTGACATGTCAATATTCTATAGATTAATGGGGTTGTGTGTGCATATGACTGAATGGCATATTACATAATGGCGTGCAGGGATAAAAACTAATTGGGCCTGCTCGTCTAGTTGGTCTCCAAGCAGTCATAATACTTCCCTGCAAGCACCTTCTATTTCTCTCAGCATGGATCCTTAGGAGCTCTTAAATTACCCGGGAAGAAAATACGAAGTAATGTGttgatttttctttattatgttGTTTAGATGGCGAACCAAACAGAATCTGGACTTTTCCTTCCTCATGATGTATGCAGTCAGCAAAGGAGTTTATTACGTTCAGGTACGCCCTTAAATGAAGGTAAATGGTGCCTTCAGTCTGAAATGTCGCATGCAATTAAACCGTGGCGGTCGCAAAGTAAACTGTGTGGTGTTGCAGTCCATCAGAGtctgttttttcccctcattaaAACCACCGCCTGTTTAGCTCACTCTCCGCTTAATCCTCTTAGACTTCTGCCGCACTCATCTGTCTTTTTAGTGCTCCAATTTGGAAATGTTTGGAAAAATTTGTcagtgtacagtggaacctctaaacaTTCAACACAGTCCACAGTCCACACTAGCGCTTTTTTCTACTCGTAAGAagtacataaaacataaatagtAAATTCCAGccttttattaactgtacaagTATCAGTTTAATCAACATTGTAACTTCAACTGTAAAACAAGTAAGGGGATGGACAACAGAAGCCACTCGTGTACCCTAACTGCCATTGAGACTATTGAAATAAAGCactaatgttataataatatatcataatgtcatctttcactttgTACAGTGGTGGAATTGGAATTCACactgtatttaaaatatttggagCACTTAttaactgtattaaagagcagcattttatCTGGGGATGTATTAAACTACATGCTCAGAACGCACACAATTTTGGCTGTTTGCATTTACTTTGCTGATCAAAAATCTCTGAGTGTTGACTGTCTGTAGTtgtagtttttttcccccaaattggAAAACTGGGTTGGGTAGGTATGTTTGAGGTGGGCGGTTTCATTTTGTCGGCATTACTTGCAAGGAATTCGGTATACTGGCTCATTTGGGTTGTGTTGATTCCCACACAAGAGCTGTGATATTTGgctttacagtatttttattatgttgccttgcattgctcctcacaagggtccACTATTTTGCTGTGTGCATTTTAGCGGCTGCTGATGTGCGGATCGATACTTGTATGTCTATACTTTTGATACCAGCGCTACATGCTCTGGAATCGATTCTCAAACCAAACATCGCCATACATCAGACAGTAAATCGGCAGCTACTGCTAGTATGCAACGCATTCCCGGAGCTCACCATTTGATGCTAGCTGCACTAAGATTTGGTACGTCATGCATGATGttggcttttttcttgtaaacatAGGCTCAATTTGAAATGGTTCAACTATAGCAAGATTCACAtgtagaggttccactgtagcatTTCTTTAACTAATGACTGCCATGCGTACTTTGTTGTCAGTTTCACATCTAATGCATGCGGTGTGTCGTTTTCCATTCCCTGCTCTCACCTGGAGGGAAGAGGTATTTCCTTCTGCTCTAGTTTGGTGCAGTGTTTTCATTGCCCGTAGTCCTCAAACATTAccgtttttttgtgttatctTAATGCAACCTCTCCCTTTGGTTTGTTGTGTGTTTAACTCCCTCTTTGTACATCTCAGTTGGAAGACGACATTGTGGCCAAGCCCAACTACTTTGCCACCATGAAGAACTTTGCCCTCCAGCTCTCGTCAGAGGACTGGATGGTCCTGGAGTTCTCTCAGTTGGGATTCATTGGTATGACATGTACTCAAAAACAGTGAGGACAGGTTCTCTAAACAAGTCCTTCACTAACTTTGTTTTGTAACTATAGTATTTCTGGCCCCAATTGGTCATGGTCTCCTGTTTACACATCCCCAAAGACTTGTTAATAAAGCTCCTTGCTGTTTGCTAATGAGCGTCTGTGCCAGTACTGTTGATACTCATTAAAGCTTTATCTGCTCCCTCGCAGGAAAGATGTTCCAGGCACCAGACCTGAATTTTATTGTTGAGTTCATCTTTATGTTCTACAAGGAGAAGCCCATCGATTGGCTGCTGGACCACATTCTCTGGGTTAAAGTTTGCAATCCTGAGAAAGATGCGGTATGTTCAAACCAAGTGTTTCCAACATTTAGTTGAGCTCTGCACATTACCGAAGTAGCACTGCAAATATTGCAGGTATTATAATGATAATTGTCAAATTACTTTCTATGGGAAACCGGGATCAGGGATCAATTCCAGGGTCAAACagacaaatgtgaaaaatagtGAGTGTAAAAAGAGATTAACTGCTGTGCAGGTTAACTTAAAGAACTCTGACACATCCTGTGGACTGAACAGCCAGGACATGTGTACTGGTCACTATCACTGGTTCACAGCTCAGTGGGAAGTGGCCGAGTGaaaatcagcacctccaagtacTAGTCCATTTCTCGCCTGGAAAAGCGTGGAGAGCCATCTTTGGGTCAGGGTTGAGATCCTGCCCCAATTGGAGAAGTTGAAGTACCTTGGGGTTGAGTGAGAGATGGATGTAGAGCGACATTGTCAAGCGGGTTGGAGCGCCGTCTGCAGTAATGCATTTTATACTGAAGCATGACAACAGTTTTcttaattaaattgtatttttcccaatttttttattacattccaaaaaaaaaactgccttaGAGGCAGTCAAATATTAAGGTTAgtgtacaatgacaataaatgcaTTCTTTGTGTGTTCTCTGTCCACTCTTTTTCTGAATTTCCAGAAACACTGCGAGCGACAGAAGTCTAGCCTTCGCGTACGCTTCAGGCCTTCTTTGTTTCAACATGTGGGCCTCCATTCTTCTCTGCCTGGAAAGATCCAAAAGCTCACAGTGAGTCGTGTTCCACTGCAGTCACTCAGTCACCGTAGCCGTTCATTGTAGCCAATGATGCTCTCTGCCTGCGTCTGCAGGACAAAGACTTCCTGAAGCCGCTTCTTCACAAGATGCATATTAACCCCCCTGCTGAGGTGTCCACCTCCATGAAGGTAGACTTCCTGTGAAGTTCATAGTATTGCCACACTTTTAGAGTTGTTTAATAGTGTGTGTTGTCTGTTAGGTGTATCAGGGTCACACACTGGAGAAGACGTACCTTGGGGAGGATTTCTTCTGGGCCATCACTCCTAAAGCGGGAGATTACATGCTTTTCAAATTTGATAGACCTGTCAGTATAGAGAGGTAGGAAAAGGATTGGTTTTCTTGTTAGGTTGTTAGCTCTCATATAGTATTTGCACGTACAAATGTACAGACTATGAAAAAAGAACTAGCAGTCAACTCCCTTAAGTttgtgggtttttgttttttttgccttgggtttttttgtggggttttttctGTGATACCGACACACATAGTTGGTATAGATCACATTGAGAAAGTACGAGCCAAAAATGAAACTTATTGCAAAAGAGGAAAGGGGTAACCTACTTGGAACAAAATAAGCAGTCCAACTATTTCAGCACAAGTTACATCAAGCAGATACTCATGTACATGCAGTTATTACACCAACACTCCACTTATTTCCAGTAATACCTCTAAAACTGCACTAGGTGACC
This is a stretch of genomic DNA from Doryrhamphus excisus isolate RoL2022-K1 chromosome 9, RoL_Dexc_1.0, whole genome shotgun sequence. It encodes these proteins:
- the mgat4a gene encoding alpha-1,3-mannosyl-glycoprotein 4-beta-N-acetylglucosaminyltransferase A, which produces MRLRNGTVATAIIFFTSFLSLSWYTAWQNGKEKLIAYQREFHALKERLHVAEHRTLQRSSELNNILEQFKRAIAETNSSKDTLTTFSDETQKLLKELASRKPLQVPNIFHHLPHLLNNEGSLHPAMQIGLGRTGVTIVMGIPTVKRKVKSYLSETLRSLIDKLSPEEKLDCVIIVFVGETDLDYVQTVVAGLQKEFSTELNSGLLEVISPPAAFYPNLTDLKETFGDSKDRVRWRTKQNLDFSFLMMYAVSKGVYYVQLEDDIVAKPNYFATMKNFALQLSSEDWMVLEFSQLGFIGKMFQAPDLNFIVEFIFMFYKEKPIDWLLDHILWVKVCNPEKDAKHCERQKSSLRVRFRPSLFQHVGLHSSLPGKIQKLTDKDFLKPLLHKMHINPPAEVSTSMKVYQGHTLEKTYLGEDFFWAITPKAGDYMLFKFDRPVSIERFLFRSGNVEHPGDKMQNTTVEILPVSETGLQTKEMYKRTEDRFYRIGHFEKGVAEGAVAPSFNPILALRLSVIKDSAVWAIISEIHIKRIAG